AATGCTGCCCGTGGCCCAGCGCTCAGAGGTTATCCACGCCCTTCGGAAGAGGGTTCCGGGCCTCGACGTTGGGCACGTCCCGAGGCTGAAGCTGGCGAAAATACTGCACGAGGCGGGCATAGAGGACTACGCTATCCTTCGCGATGCGCCTCGTCATCTGACCTGCCCCTGCCAGATATGGGTCGAGATACATAAGCCGTAGTTTTTGAGTCTCAAGTTCGGGCCGCCAAGATCCCGATCCTATGCTTCAGGTTGTCGTTTGCACGTTCGGCCTTTCAGTTCGCAGCAGTCCGCCGAGTCTTCGCCGCGCCGGACTCCAAAAGGTTACTCGCACCTTGGACCATTCTGATTTTTCGGGACTGATGCGGGAATTGACAAATCAGTGGCTTAGGACTATTTTTGGTTTTGGAGCTATTGGGCTCGGATTTCATTAAAGAGGTGAAGATGGTGATCGAGTTTAGGCCAAGGAAAGTAGCGCTTGATCCGGTAACACAAAGTCCTATCGTGCTCCTCGTCGATCTTCAGGACAGAAAGATGATCCCTATCTGGCTGGGACACGCTGAGGCGAATGCGATCTTCGTCGCGATGGAGCACATCCAGGCGCCTCGCCCGATGACCCACGACCTAATGAAGAACGCGTTGGGCGAACTGGGTGCAACGCTTCTCAGGATCGAGATTAACGATCTGAAGGACAGCACCTACTACGCGACCATGTATTTGAAGTGCAGAAAGACCGTTATCGGCATCGATTCGCGCCCTAGTGATGCGATTGCTCTGGCCTTGAGATTTGCTGCGCCGATTTACGTGACAGAAGAGGTGCTTTCCAAGACCACGGTTGTCGATCTGACACAGGAGATCAAGGAGGGCGACAGATTGCTGGAGATACTCAAGAGCTTGGAGCCAGATGACTTCGGCAAGTACAAGATGTAGTCATCAAGCGAGGGTAAAGTGTCTTGGGAAGCAGCTAATCCAGAGCCGGGCAGTCCGCCTTCGGCCCAACTCGTCATAATCGAGCCGGGCACTGCCAGGACGAAGCTCCCTCTGGCAACTGGCTCCAACCTTATAGGCCGTCGTGTTGAGAGCAACTCGATAGATGTGACTATTCGTCTTTCTGGTTCAAATGTCTCCCGGCGCCACGCCGAACTAAAGGTCGATCCCGACGGACGTTGCGAACTCGTGGACCTCGACAGCCAAAACGGCACCTATGTGAACGGTCTGCGAGTCAATACTTCAGCCCTTGAATCGGGAGATGTGGTCGCAATCGGCAACTACAAGCTGATGTTCGTTGTCTCTAGCGGCGCCTCGGCCGAGGCCAGTGGTTTGGAGGGTCAGCGAGCAGCTGGGCCCTACCAGCCGCCGACACATGGCATCGAGAAGGCCACTACCGTTGTTGAGTTGGCCGACTACGCGTCTTCGCTGGACATGGGCACGACGATTCTGCGGCCCGTCGAGGACGTTATGGCTCCGATCGTTGGAGACACGCCGATCGAGGCCGCAGAGAAGATCATCGAGGACTCGGCCCGGATATCGCAAATAACTAGGAAAACGCACATGCTCTCCATACTATATCAGGCCAGCAGGGCGCTGATATCCGCGACGTCGTTGAATGACTTGCTCGATAAGGTGATGGACTTGGTGTTCGAGAAGGTGAAAGCCGAGCGCGGGGTCATGATACTTGTGGATGGTGGGACGGGCGAATGGACGACGGAGAAGGTCAGATATAGTAACGGTGTCAAGGTTGACGAGAAGATCGTGCTGAGCAAGAGTATCGCCGGCATGGCGCTAAGGGAGAAGAAGTCCGTTCTGATCAATGACGCCCTACTCGATCCTGGCCTTATGAAACAGGAGAGTGTCAAACTGCTCGGGATAAGGTCCGCTATGTGTGTTCCGCTCACACACCTCGACACCGTGCTTGGGCTCATATATCTGGACACATCAGCGGACTCGGACCACTTCACGCAGGACGACCTCGACATCATCACTGCACTTGGCAACCACGCCGCGATAGCTATCAACCAGGCCCAACTCAACGACAGGATCGGGCAACAAGACGCCTTCCGCCGCAAAATGGAGAGATACCACTCTCCAGCCGTCATCGACAGAATACTGCAAAGACCCGAGGACGTGCTCGACGTTCACGAAGCTGAGGTGACAGTTCTCTTCGCGGACATCACCGACTTCACCGTCTTCTGCGAGAGGCACAGGCCCGAGATCGTCCGCAACATGCTAAACGAATACTTCGGCGAGATGACGGATGTGATATTCAAGCATGAGGGAACGCTTGACAAGTACATCGCTGACGAGATACTCGCCGTT
This window of the bacterium genome carries:
- a CDS encoding bifunctional nuclease family protein encodes the protein MVIEFRPRKVALDPVTQSPIVLLVDLQDRKMIPIWLGHAEANAIFVAMEHIQAPRPMTHDLMKNALGELGATLLRIEINDLKDSTYYATMYLKCRKTVIGIDSRPSDAIALALRFAAPIYVTEEVLSKTTVVDLTQEIKEGDRLLEILKSLEPDDFGKYKM
- a CDS encoding adenylate/guanylate cyclase domain-containing protein, with amino-acid sequence MSWEAANPEPGSPPSAQLVIIEPGTARTKLPLATGSNLIGRRVESNSIDVTIRLSGSNVSRRHAELKVDPDGRCELVDLDSQNGTYVNGLRVNTSALESGDVVAIGNYKLMFVVSSGASAEASGLEGQRAAGPYQPPTHGIEKATTVVELADYASSLDMGTTILRPVEDVMAPIVGDTPIEAAEKIIEDSARISQITRKTHMLSILYQASRALISATSLNDLLDKVMDLVFEKVKAERGVMILVDGGTGEWTTEKVRYSNGVKVDEKIVLSKSIAGMALREKKSVLINDALLDPGLMKQESVKLLGIRSAMCVPLTHLDTVLGLIYLDTSADSDHFTQDDLDIITALGNHAAIAINQAQLNDRIGQQDAFRRKMERYHSPAVIDRILQRPEDVLDVHEAEVTVLFADITDFTVFCERHRPEIVRNMLNEYFGEMTDVIFKHEGTLDKYIADEILAVFGVPFAHSNDPERALMTALEMQEALERLNSRRSPEMQFRVKIGINTGLVLVGDIGCMRRMDYTVLGDPVNTAKRIETSALPNQILVGPSTYERVSDDKFRLLPRKAIQLKGKSEPIQLYELEGIA